The region GCCTAATTCCCCTATCAGTTTGTAAAAGATTGGGTATAGGAGAAATAAAACCCATTAATGTGTCCCTGCTTGCCGATAGATCGATGAAGTACCCAATAAGGGTGTTAGAAGATGTGTCTATTAAGGTAGGTAATCTTTATATCCTAATTGATTTCATTATCATGGATATCAAAGAAGACCTTCAGGTTCCTATCATTGTTGGTAGGTCCTTCTTGTGCACTGCTGACATAATCATTGATGTGAAAGGGGTACATTGAGTATGGAAGTAGGGAATGAAAGGATAAACTTTATAATGACCACTATATTGAAAGAACCATACACAAAGGTCTCATGTAATTTGATTGAGGTAATAAAAACTAGTAATGAACAAAAACCATCCGCTCCGGGTGAGAAAGACAAACCGGGCAAGAAGGATAATTCGGGTGAGAATGACAAAGAGGTTGGAAAAGACAAGAGGATTGAAAAGAATGATGAGGATGTAATGAATAAGAAAGTGATTGAGAAGTAATTACCGCCCAATAAAAGGAAGAAGAAAGGGAGCGGTAAGTATGAAAAGTGGTTAGGAAAGTTGGCTTGGATCCCCAAGAAGGAATCTCTTTCAGTGTCTGACAATCAGGGACCGTCAAGCTTAAACTAGGTTAAATAAAGCGCTTTGTGGAAGGAAACCCACGTTTTTGTTTTCTATTTTGTATGTTATGTTTTGTTTAATTTTGTAGGATTAAATAAAGGGAGATACTCATAAAGAAGAAACCTAAAAGGAAAGTATTTGCGAGAAAAATCAAAGTAAAAACCTGACAAAACAAAAAGAGGGCGAAAAATCAAGAAAAATGGGCCTCCCTAGTAAAAATCGGGAACAACATAGGTtggtcgtgtcagctgacacgacccgtgttggCCAATGACGCCCCTACCTTCAAGATAACATGCCCCATAATAAAAACTAAGACTGACACGAGATGGTTGTGTCAGCTGACACTATCAGGTGGCGTACCCGTGTTACACCCACGAACAGTACGAATTCAATATTTTTTAGGCATTTTTGTAACTTTGGGGCATATGAAACCTTTATAGACTTAATATTAGTGTATTTTAATGATTGAGCACAAAATTATGGATGGTTATGGGTGATTAATGGCTAGTTTTAGTATAAGTATTACTCTTGAGAATTGAGATCAACTATCACTTGTTACCACTAGATATTTTGTAAGCCACAACTTTTGTTGTTTGCTCTAATTTGTAATCCTTTGGAACATTATTTTAATTATCTAGTTTTCTTTTCTTTAATAAAGTTTTATTCAATTCATGTTGTTTATATTTATTTACT is a window of Lathyrus oleraceus cultivar Zhongwan6 chromosome 6, CAAS_Psat_ZW6_1.0, whole genome shotgun sequence DNA encoding:
- the LOC127094419 gene encoding uncharacterized protein LOC127094419, producing the protein MNVPFTEVMSQMITYVKFLKGILSKKRKLEEHEIVDMATTTSAVIPSMPLKLKDHESLYILCQLGTMGFDRELCNLGYNFSLIPLSVCKRLGIGEIKPINVSLLADRSMKYPIRVLEDVSIKVGNLYILIDFIIMDIKEDLQVPIIVGRSFLCTADIIIDVKGVH